A stretch of the Malus sylvestris chromosome 10, drMalSylv7.2, whole genome shotgun sequence genome encodes the following:
- the LOC126585810 gene encoding uncharacterized protein LOC126585810 isoform X4, which translates to MEGKEDGEAYEERPPSPAQVLQEISEGAFKVAGETLQNVVSGKSSMPPLAPGHTRSQSEVVTTTHRRSNSFQKLKTQMQKAWRWGGSSRDGLRLSFNPEVLANQKRQWYQRYSKSKGHIKYTEPTSLFEHFIIAGLHPDANLDTAEDAFVKRKKWEMEMINCGIVDLKLLQQRGPPIPTLEPQILFKYPPGKRFDMRLTDLASFCFPGGVKARLLEKTPSLSDLNQVVYGQEHLGKDDLSFIFSLKVADNATLYGVCLHVSEIVQRPPAILGISSPNSHSTGGLFRFLVSAPRCYCVLSRVPFFELHYEMLNSIIQQERLKRITQFASEMALNDFVPTLPKVQDYDNESPERESFDNWMDSAIPVNSSIALTVAGAGIRPEDETPPSSLKIWELQSPESVSASESSDFCQVRYLDKDGRRDSQCSDDYGFEASETRSEASERICAIYGNDHTSPEVGTSFSTRNRTLERLGSSESLFSPARSMVSEDEDDDLSSTCEKEFGDELIMEWARENKNDLLQILCGFHALPLPQRGSEFSFQPLEHLQATEYRRPSVAALGFDENSVDSFEDPGVNVMLAAAEEALALSIWTTATICRVLSLESILSLLTGVLLEKQVVVVCPNLGVLSATVLSLIPMIRPFQWQSLMLPFLQYLQVLPGKILDFLDAPVPFIIGIQQVPADLKRKTSDPVQVNVQKDQVKMCHLPSLPGHKDLATELGPIHARLSREGSFAQKHPVYRCNEVQIEAAGQFLEVMKNYAESLCSDLRSYTITSVQSNSDRVEKLTLFLYFLKIALSIPFRARTDNL; encoded by the exons ATGGAGGGTAAAGAAGATGGTGAAGCATACGAAGAGCGGCCTCCGTCGCCTGCTCAGGTTTTGCAGGAAATATCTGAGGGGGCATTTAAAGTGGCAGGGGAAACACTGCAAAATGTGGTCTCAGGTAAATCGAGCATGCCACCACTGGCACCGGGGCATACGCGCTCCCAAAGTGAAGTTGTAACTACGACACACAGACGGAGCAATAgctttcaaaaattgaaaactcagATGCAGAAGGCTTGGAGATGGGGTGGAAGTTCGCGGGATGGTTTGCGGTTGTCTTTCAATCCTGAGGTTTTGGCAAACCAAAAACGCCAGTGGTATCAGCGTTACTCCAAATCAAAG GGCCATATAAAATATACCGAGCCAACTTCACTCTTTGAGCATTTTATTATTGCGGGGCTTCATCCTGATGCTAACCTTGACACTGCGGAGGATGCATTTgttaaaagaaagaaatgggAGATGGAGATGATAAATTGCGGAATTGTTGACCTTAAATTGCTACAGCAGCGGGGACCTCCAATTCCTACATTAGAACCTCAG ATACTTTTTAAATATCCTCCTGGGAAGCGGTTTGATATGCGTTTGACAGATTTAGCTTCCTTTTGTTTTCCTGGAGGGGTTAAG GCACGGTTATTGGAGAAGACTCCGTCACTAAGTGATTTAAATCAAGTTGTTTATGGACAG GAGCATTTAGGCAAAGAtgatttatcatttattttctcACTCAAG GTGGCAGACAATGCAACACTTTATGGTGTTTGCCTGCACGTGTCAGAAATTGTTCAGAGGCCTCCTGCTATCTTAGGCATCTCATCACCTAATTCTCATTCGACAGGAGGACTCTTCCGCTTTTTGGTTTCTGCACCTCGATGCTACTGTGTGCTATCCAGAGTTCCTTTTTTTGAGTTACATTACGAGATGCTGAATAG TATCATTCAACAGGAGCGTCTGAAGCGAATAACACAATTTGCTAGTGAAATGGCCCTCAATGATTTTGTCCCTACATTGCCCAAAGTACAAGATTATGATAATGAGTCCCCTGAGAGGGAGTCTTTTGATAATTGGATGGACTCCGCAATACCAGTGAACAGTTCAATTGCACTTACAGTTGCTGGTGCAGGAATCAGACCGGAGGATGAGACTCCACCTTCTTCACTCAAGATATGGGAACTGCAGTCCCCTGAAAGTGTTTCTGCTAGCGAAAGTTCAGATTTTTGTCAAGTACGGTATTTAGACAAAGATGGTAGAAGGGATTCACAATGTTCTGATGACTATGGTTTTGAGGCCTCTGAAACTCGTTCAGAGGCTTCAGAAAGAATATGCGCAATCTATGGAAATGACCATACTTCTCCAGAGGTTGGGACATCTTTCTCCACCAGGAATCGCACATTGGAGCGTCTTGGCAGTTCTGAATCTCTATTCAG TCCAGCTAGAAGCATGGTATCGGAGGATGAAGATGATGACCTTTCCTCAACGTGTGAGAAAGAGTTTGGTGATGAACTAATAATGGAATGGGCTAGG GAGAACAAGAACGATTTATTACAGATTCTTTGTGGTTTTCATGCTTTGCCTCTCCCGCAACGAGGAAGTGAGTTTTCTTTTCAACCTCTTGAACACCTACAAGCTACTGAGTATAGGAGACCTTCAGTTGCTGCTCTTGGTTTTGATGAGAATAGTGTTGATTCATTTGAAGATCCTGGg GTCAATGTTATGTTAGCTGCTGCTGAGGAAGCGCTTGCACTATCAATATGGACAACTGCAACAATTTGCCGAGTTCTCTCCCTTGAAAGT ATTTTGTCATTGCTTACGGGAGTATTACTAGAAAAACAAGTGGTGGTAGTGTGTCCGAATCTG GGTGTGCTATCAGCTACAGTATTGTCTCTCATTCCCATGATTCGTCCATTTCAATGGCAGAGTTTAATGCTTCCT TTTCTTCAATATCTTCAGGTTCTACCAGGGAAAATACTTGATTTTCTTGACGCCCCAGTTCCATTTATT ATTGGGATACAACAGGTTCCTGCAGACCTGAAGAGGAAAACGTCGGATCCTGTTCAAGTTAATGTGCAAAAGGATCAG gtgaaaatgtgtcattTGCCGTCACTTCCAGGACATAAAGATCTAGCCACTGAATTAGGGCCCATCCATGCTAGACTGTCGCGTGAAGGTTCATTTGCTCAAAAGCATCCTGTATATAGGTGCAACGAAGTGCAG ATCGAAGCTGCAGGCCAGTTTTTGGAAGTCATGAAGAACTACGCGGAATCACTTTGTTCAGATCTAAGGTCTTACACAATAACAAGTGTACAATCAAACAGTGACAGGGTAGAGAAACTAACACT GTTTCTTTACTTCTTAAAGATAGCTTTATCGATTCCTTTCCGAGCAAGGACAGACAATTTATGA
- the LOC126585810 gene encoding uncharacterized protein LOC126585810 isoform X3 has protein sequence MEGKEDGEAYEERPPSPAQVLQEISEGAFKVAGETLQNVVSGKSSMPPLAPGHTRSQSEVVTTTHRRSNSFQKLKTQMQKAWRWGGSSRDGLRLSFNPEVLANQKRQWYQRYSKSKGHIKYTEPTSLFEHFIIAGLHPDANLDTAEDAFVKRKKWEMEMINCGIVDLKLLQQRGPPIPTLEPQILFKYPPGKRFDMRLTDLASFCFPGGVKARLLEKTPSLSDLNQVVYGQVADNATLYGVCLHVSEIVQRPPAILGISSPNSHSTGGLFRFLVSAPRCYCVLSRVPFFELHYEMLNSIIQQERLKRITQFASEMALNDFVPTLPKVQDYDNESPERESFDNWMDSAIPVNSSIALTVAGAGIRPEDETPPSSLKIWELQSPESVSASESSDFCQVRYLDKDGRRDSQCSDDYGFEASETRSEASERICAIYGNDHTSPEVGTSFSTRNRTLERLGSSESLFSPARSMVSEDEDDDLSSTCEKEFGDELIMEWARENKNDLLQILCGFHALPLPQRGSEFSFQPLEHLQATEYRRPSVAALGFDENSVDSFEDPGVNVMLAAAEEALALSIWTTATICRVLSLESILSLLTGVLLEKQVVVVCPNLGVLSATVLSLIPMIRPFQWQSLMLPFLQYLQVLPGKILDFLDAPVPFIIGIQQVPADLKRKTSDPVQVNVQKDQVKMCHLPSLPGHKDLATELGPIHARLSREGSFAQKHPVYRCNEVQIEAAGQFLEVMKNYAESLCSDLRSYTITSVQSNSDRVSLLLKDSFIDSFPSKDRQFMKLFVDTQMFTVLTDSRLSSFENGDP, from the exons ATGGAGGGTAAAGAAGATGGTGAAGCATACGAAGAGCGGCCTCCGTCGCCTGCTCAGGTTTTGCAGGAAATATCTGAGGGGGCATTTAAAGTGGCAGGGGAAACACTGCAAAATGTGGTCTCAGGTAAATCGAGCATGCCACCACTGGCACCGGGGCATACGCGCTCCCAAAGTGAAGTTGTAACTACGACACACAGACGGAGCAATAgctttcaaaaattgaaaactcagATGCAGAAGGCTTGGAGATGGGGTGGAAGTTCGCGGGATGGTTTGCGGTTGTCTTTCAATCCTGAGGTTTTGGCAAACCAAAAACGCCAGTGGTATCAGCGTTACTCCAAATCAAAG GGCCATATAAAATATACCGAGCCAACTTCACTCTTTGAGCATTTTATTATTGCGGGGCTTCATCCTGATGCTAACCTTGACACTGCGGAGGATGCATTTgttaaaagaaagaaatgggAGATGGAGATGATAAATTGCGGAATTGTTGACCTTAAATTGCTACAGCAGCGGGGACCTCCAATTCCTACATTAGAACCTCAG ATACTTTTTAAATATCCTCCTGGGAAGCGGTTTGATATGCGTTTGACAGATTTAGCTTCCTTTTGTTTTCCTGGAGGGGTTAAG GCACGGTTATTGGAGAAGACTCCGTCACTAAGTGATTTAAATCAAGTTGTTTATGGACAG GTGGCAGACAATGCAACACTTTATGGTGTTTGCCTGCACGTGTCAGAAATTGTTCAGAGGCCTCCTGCTATCTTAGGCATCTCATCACCTAATTCTCATTCGACAGGAGGACTCTTCCGCTTTTTGGTTTCTGCACCTCGATGCTACTGTGTGCTATCCAGAGTTCCTTTTTTTGAGTTACATTACGAGATGCTGAATAG TATCATTCAACAGGAGCGTCTGAAGCGAATAACACAATTTGCTAGTGAAATGGCCCTCAATGATTTTGTCCCTACATTGCCCAAAGTACAAGATTATGATAATGAGTCCCCTGAGAGGGAGTCTTTTGATAATTGGATGGACTCCGCAATACCAGTGAACAGTTCAATTGCACTTACAGTTGCTGGTGCAGGAATCAGACCGGAGGATGAGACTCCACCTTCTTCACTCAAGATATGGGAACTGCAGTCCCCTGAAAGTGTTTCTGCTAGCGAAAGTTCAGATTTTTGTCAAGTACGGTATTTAGACAAAGATGGTAGAAGGGATTCACAATGTTCTGATGACTATGGTTTTGAGGCCTCTGAAACTCGTTCAGAGGCTTCAGAAAGAATATGCGCAATCTATGGAAATGACCATACTTCTCCAGAGGTTGGGACATCTTTCTCCACCAGGAATCGCACATTGGAGCGTCTTGGCAGTTCTGAATCTCTATTCAG TCCAGCTAGAAGCATGGTATCGGAGGATGAAGATGATGACCTTTCCTCAACGTGTGAGAAAGAGTTTGGTGATGAACTAATAATGGAATGGGCTAGG GAGAACAAGAACGATTTATTACAGATTCTTTGTGGTTTTCATGCTTTGCCTCTCCCGCAACGAGGAAGTGAGTTTTCTTTTCAACCTCTTGAACACCTACAAGCTACTGAGTATAGGAGACCTTCAGTTGCTGCTCTTGGTTTTGATGAGAATAGTGTTGATTCATTTGAAGATCCTGGg GTCAATGTTATGTTAGCTGCTGCTGAGGAAGCGCTTGCACTATCAATATGGACAACTGCAACAATTTGCCGAGTTCTCTCCCTTGAAAGT ATTTTGTCATTGCTTACGGGAGTATTACTAGAAAAACAAGTGGTGGTAGTGTGTCCGAATCTG GGTGTGCTATCAGCTACAGTATTGTCTCTCATTCCCATGATTCGTCCATTTCAATGGCAGAGTTTAATGCTTCCT TTTCTTCAATATCTTCAGGTTCTACCAGGGAAAATACTTGATTTTCTTGACGCCCCAGTTCCATTTATT ATTGGGATACAACAGGTTCCTGCAGACCTGAAGAGGAAAACGTCGGATCCTGTTCAAGTTAATGTGCAAAAGGATCAG gtgaaaatgtgtcattTGCCGTCACTTCCAGGACATAAAGATCTAGCCACTGAATTAGGGCCCATCCATGCTAGACTGTCGCGTGAAGGTTCATTTGCTCAAAAGCATCCTGTATATAGGTGCAACGAAGTGCAG ATCGAAGCTGCAGGCCAGTTTTTGGAAGTCATGAAGAACTACGCGGAATCACTTTGTTCAGATCTAAGGTCTTACACAATAACAAGTGTACAATCAAACAGTGACAGG GTTTCTTTACTTCTTAAAGATAGCTTTATCGATTCCTTTCCGAGCAAGGACAGACAATTTATGAAG TTATTTGTGGACACACAGATGTTCACTGTTCTAACTGACTCTCGTTTGTCAAGCTTCGAGAATGGTGACCCCTAA
- the LOC126585810 gene encoding uncharacterized protein LOC126585810 isoform X7, with product MEGKEDGEAYEERPPSPAQVLQEISEGAFKVAGETLQNVVSGKSSMPPLAPGHTRSQSEVVTTTHRRSNSFQKLKTQMQKAWRWGGSSRDGLRLSFNPEVLANQKRQWYQRYSKSKGHIKYTEPTSLFEHFIIAGLHPDANLDTAEDAFVKRKKWEMEMINCGIVDLKLLQQRGPPIPTLEPQILFKYPPGKRFDMRLTDLASFCFPGGVKARLLEKTPSLSDLNQVVYGQEHLGKDDLSFIFSLKVADNATLYGVCLHVSEIVQRPPAILGISSPNSHSTGGLFRFLVSAPRCYCVLSRVPFFELHYEMLNSIIQQERLKRITQFASEMALNDFVPTLPKVQDYDNESPERESFDNWMDSAIPVNSSIALTVAGAGIRPEDETPPSSLKIWELQSPESVSASESSDFCQVRYLDKDGRRDSQCSDDYGFEASETRSEASERICAIYGNDHTSPEVGTSFSTRNRTLERLGSSESLFSPARSMVSEDEDDDLSSTCEKEFGDELIMEWARENKNDLLQILCGFHALPLPQRGSEFSFQPLEHLQATEYRRPSVAALGFDENSVDSFEDPGVNVMLAAAEEALALSIWTTATICRVLSLESILSLLTGVLLEKQVVVVCPNLGVLSATVLSLIPMIRPFQWQSLMLPFLQYLQVLPGKILDFLDAPVPFIIGIQQVPADLKRKTSDPVQVNVQKDQVKMCHLPSLPGHKDLATELGPIHARLSREGSFAQKHPVYRSKLQASFWKS from the exons ATGGAGGGTAAAGAAGATGGTGAAGCATACGAAGAGCGGCCTCCGTCGCCTGCTCAGGTTTTGCAGGAAATATCTGAGGGGGCATTTAAAGTGGCAGGGGAAACACTGCAAAATGTGGTCTCAGGTAAATCGAGCATGCCACCACTGGCACCGGGGCATACGCGCTCCCAAAGTGAAGTTGTAACTACGACACACAGACGGAGCAATAgctttcaaaaattgaaaactcagATGCAGAAGGCTTGGAGATGGGGTGGAAGTTCGCGGGATGGTTTGCGGTTGTCTTTCAATCCTGAGGTTTTGGCAAACCAAAAACGCCAGTGGTATCAGCGTTACTCCAAATCAAAG GGCCATATAAAATATACCGAGCCAACTTCACTCTTTGAGCATTTTATTATTGCGGGGCTTCATCCTGATGCTAACCTTGACACTGCGGAGGATGCATTTgttaaaagaaagaaatgggAGATGGAGATGATAAATTGCGGAATTGTTGACCTTAAATTGCTACAGCAGCGGGGACCTCCAATTCCTACATTAGAACCTCAG ATACTTTTTAAATATCCTCCTGGGAAGCGGTTTGATATGCGTTTGACAGATTTAGCTTCCTTTTGTTTTCCTGGAGGGGTTAAG GCACGGTTATTGGAGAAGACTCCGTCACTAAGTGATTTAAATCAAGTTGTTTATGGACAG GAGCATTTAGGCAAAGAtgatttatcatttattttctcACTCAAG GTGGCAGACAATGCAACACTTTATGGTGTTTGCCTGCACGTGTCAGAAATTGTTCAGAGGCCTCCTGCTATCTTAGGCATCTCATCACCTAATTCTCATTCGACAGGAGGACTCTTCCGCTTTTTGGTTTCTGCACCTCGATGCTACTGTGTGCTATCCAGAGTTCCTTTTTTTGAGTTACATTACGAGATGCTGAATAG TATCATTCAACAGGAGCGTCTGAAGCGAATAACACAATTTGCTAGTGAAATGGCCCTCAATGATTTTGTCCCTACATTGCCCAAAGTACAAGATTATGATAATGAGTCCCCTGAGAGGGAGTCTTTTGATAATTGGATGGACTCCGCAATACCAGTGAACAGTTCAATTGCACTTACAGTTGCTGGTGCAGGAATCAGACCGGAGGATGAGACTCCACCTTCTTCACTCAAGATATGGGAACTGCAGTCCCCTGAAAGTGTTTCTGCTAGCGAAAGTTCAGATTTTTGTCAAGTACGGTATTTAGACAAAGATGGTAGAAGGGATTCACAATGTTCTGATGACTATGGTTTTGAGGCCTCTGAAACTCGTTCAGAGGCTTCAGAAAGAATATGCGCAATCTATGGAAATGACCATACTTCTCCAGAGGTTGGGACATCTTTCTCCACCAGGAATCGCACATTGGAGCGTCTTGGCAGTTCTGAATCTCTATTCAG TCCAGCTAGAAGCATGGTATCGGAGGATGAAGATGATGACCTTTCCTCAACGTGTGAGAAAGAGTTTGGTGATGAACTAATAATGGAATGGGCTAGG GAGAACAAGAACGATTTATTACAGATTCTTTGTGGTTTTCATGCTTTGCCTCTCCCGCAACGAGGAAGTGAGTTTTCTTTTCAACCTCTTGAACACCTACAAGCTACTGAGTATAGGAGACCTTCAGTTGCTGCTCTTGGTTTTGATGAGAATAGTGTTGATTCATTTGAAGATCCTGGg GTCAATGTTATGTTAGCTGCTGCTGAGGAAGCGCTTGCACTATCAATATGGACAACTGCAACAATTTGCCGAGTTCTCTCCCTTGAAAGT ATTTTGTCATTGCTTACGGGAGTATTACTAGAAAAACAAGTGGTGGTAGTGTGTCCGAATCTG GGTGTGCTATCAGCTACAGTATTGTCTCTCATTCCCATGATTCGTCCATTTCAATGGCAGAGTTTAATGCTTCCT TTTCTTCAATATCTTCAGGTTCTACCAGGGAAAATACTTGATTTTCTTGACGCCCCAGTTCCATTTATT ATTGGGATACAACAGGTTCCTGCAGACCTGAAGAGGAAAACGTCGGATCCTGTTCAAGTTAATGTGCAAAAGGATCAG gtgaaaatgtgtcattTGCCGTCACTTCCAGGACATAAAGATCTAGCCACTGAATTAGGGCCCATCCATGCTAGACTGTCGCGTGAAGGTTCATTTGCTCAAAAGCATCCTGTATATAG ATCGAAGCTGCAGGCCAGTTTTTGGAAGTCATGA
- the LOC126585810 gene encoding uncharacterized protein LOC126585810 isoform X1: MEGKEDGEAYEERPPSPAQVLQEISEGAFKVAGETLQNVVSGKSSMPPLAPGHTRSQSEVVTTTHRRSNSFQKLKTQMQKAWRWGGSSRDGLRLSFNPEVLANQKRQWYQRYSKSKGHIKYTEPTSLFEHFIIAGLHPDANLDTAEDAFVKRKKWEMEMINCGIVDLKLLQQRGPPIPTLEPQILFKYPPGKRFDMRLTDLASFCFPGGVKARLLEKTPSLSDLNQVVYGQEHLGKDDLSFIFSLKVADNATLYGVCLHVSEIVQRPPAILGISSPNSHSTGGLFRFLVSAPRCYCVLSRVPFFELHYEMLNSIIQQERLKRITQFASEMALNDFVPTLPKVQDYDNESPERESFDNWMDSAIPVNSSIALTVAGAGIRPEDETPPSSLKIWELQSPESVSASESSDFCQVRYLDKDGRRDSQCSDDYGFEASETRSEASERICAIYGNDHTSPEVGTSFSTRNRTLERLGSSESLFSPARSMVSEDEDDDLSSTCEKEFGDELIMEWARENKNDLLQILCGFHALPLPQRGSEFSFQPLEHLQATEYRRPSVAALGFDENSVDSFEDPGVNVMLAAAEEALALSIWTTATICRVLSLESILSLLTGVLLEKQVVVVCPNLGVLSATVLSLIPMIRPFQWQSLMLPFLQYLQVLPGKILDFLDAPVPFIIGIQQVPADLKRKTSDPVQVNVQKDQVKMCHLPSLPGHKDLATELGPIHARLSREGSFAQKHPVYRCNEVQIEAAGQFLEVMKNYAESLCSDLRSYTITSVQSNSDRVSLLLKDSFIDSFPSKDRQFMKLFVDTQMFTVLTDSRLSSFENGDP; the protein is encoded by the exons ATGGAGGGTAAAGAAGATGGTGAAGCATACGAAGAGCGGCCTCCGTCGCCTGCTCAGGTTTTGCAGGAAATATCTGAGGGGGCATTTAAAGTGGCAGGGGAAACACTGCAAAATGTGGTCTCAGGTAAATCGAGCATGCCACCACTGGCACCGGGGCATACGCGCTCCCAAAGTGAAGTTGTAACTACGACACACAGACGGAGCAATAgctttcaaaaattgaaaactcagATGCAGAAGGCTTGGAGATGGGGTGGAAGTTCGCGGGATGGTTTGCGGTTGTCTTTCAATCCTGAGGTTTTGGCAAACCAAAAACGCCAGTGGTATCAGCGTTACTCCAAATCAAAG GGCCATATAAAATATACCGAGCCAACTTCACTCTTTGAGCATTTTATTATTGCGGGGCTTCATCCTGATGCTAACCTTGACACTGCGGAGGATGCATTTgttaaaagaaagaaatgggAGATGGAGATGATAAATTGCGGAATTGTTGACCTTAAATTGCTACAGCAGCGGGGACCTCCAATTCCTACATTAGAACCTCAG ATACTTTTTAAATATCCTCCTGGGAAGCGGTTTGATATGCGTTTGACAGATTTAGCTTCCTTTTGTTTTCCTGGAGGGGTTAAG GCACGGTTATTGGAGAAGACTCCGTCACTAAGTGATTTAAATCAAGTTGTTTATGGACAG GAGCATTTAGGCAAAGAtgatttatcatttattttctcACTCAAG GTGGCAGACAATGCAACACTTTATGGTGTTTGCCTGCACGTGTCAGAAATTGTTCAGAGGCCTCCTGCTATCTTAGGCATCTCATCACCTAATTCTCATTCGACAGGAGGACTCTTCCGCTTTTTGGTTTCTGCACCTCGATGCTACTGTGTGCTATCCAGAGTTCCTTTTTTTGAGTTACATTACGAGATGCTGAATAG TATCATTCAACAGGAGCGTCTGAAGCGAATAACACAATTTGCTAGTGAAATGGCCCTCAATGATTTTGTCCCTACATTGCCCAAAGTACAAGATTATGATAATGAGTCCCCTGAGAGGGAGTCTTTTGATAATTGGATGGACTCCGCAATACCAGTGAACAGTTCAATTGCACTTACAGTTGCTGGTGCAGGAATCAGACCGGAGGATGAGACTCCACCTTCTTCACTCAAGATATGGGAACTGCAGTCCCCTGAAAGTGTTTCTGCTAGCGAAAGTTCAGATTTTTGTCAAGTACGGTATTTAGACAAAGATGGTAGAAGGGATTCACAATGTTCTGATGACTATGGTTTTGAGGCCTCTGAAACTCGTTCAGAGGCTTCAGAAAGAATATGCGCAATCTATGGAAATGACCATACTTCTCCAGAGGTTGGGACATCTTTCTCCACCAGGAATCGCACATTGGAGCGTCTTGGCAGTTCTGAATCTCTATTCAG TCCAGCTAGAAGCATGGTATCGGAGGATGAAGATGATGACCTTTCCTCAACGTGTGAGAAAGAGTTTGGTGATGAACTAATAATGGAATGGGCTAGG GAGAACAAGAACGATTTATTACAGATTCTTTGTGGTTTTCATGCTTTGCCTCTCCCGCAACGAGGAAGTGAGTTTTCTTTTCAACCTCTTGAACACCTACAAGCTACTGAGTATAGGAGACCTTCAGTTGCTGCTCTTGGTTTTGATGAGAATAGTGTTGATTCATTTGAAGATCCTGGg GTCAATGTTATGTTAGCTGCTGCTGAGGAAGCGCTTGCACTATCAATATGGACAACTGCAACAATTTGCCGAGTTCTCTCCCTTGAAAGT ATTTTGTCATTGCTTACGGGAGTATTACTAGAAAAACAAGTGGTGGTAGTGTGTCCGAATCTG GGTGTGCTATCAGCTACAGTATTGTCTCTCATTCCCATGATTCGTCCATTTCAATGGCAGAGTTTAATGCTTCCT TTTCTTCAATATCTTCAGGTTCTACCAGGGAAAATACTTGATTTTCTTGACGCCCCAGTTCCATTTATT ATTGGGATACAACAGGTTCCTGCAGACCTGAAGAGGAAAACGTCGGATCCTGTTCAAGTTAATGTGCAAAAGGATCAG gtgaaaatgtgtcattTGCCGTCACTTCCAGGACATAAAGATCTAGCCACTGAATTAGGGCCCATCCATGCTAGACTGTCGCGTGAAGGTTCATTTGCTCAAAAGCATCCTGTATATAGGTGCAACGAAGTGCAG ATCGAAGCTGCAGGCCAGTTTTTGGAAGTCATGAAGAACTACGCGGAATCACTTTGTTCAGATCTAAGGTCTTACACAATAACAAGTGTACAATCAAACAGTGACAGG GTTTCTTTACTTCTTAAAGATAGCTTTATCGATTCCTTTCCGAGCAAGGACAGACAATTTATGAAG TTATTTGTGGACACACAGATGTTCACTGTTCTAACTGACTCTCGTTTGTCAAGCTTCGAGAATGGTGACCCCTAA